A window of Haloarcula marismortui ATCC 43049 genomic DNA:
TCGCCGGCCACCTGCACGCCAGACAGGCCAGCCCCGCCGACAACCACACGGTCGCCGTCACTGAGTCCGTGGAACTGCTCGCGGATCACGTGGGCGTCGTCGAGGCGCTTCAGTGGCGTCGCGTGCTCGCGCACACCCGGGAGCCCATAGAATGCCGTCCGAGCGCCGAGACACACCGCGCCCACGTCGTAGGACAGCGTCTCCGACCCGTCCAGCGTCGCCACGCCGGCATCCGGGTCGACATCGGTGACCGTCGCCTGTCGAATCTCACAGTCGAGGACGTCATCGAGGTCGACGGTAATTTCCTCGGCCAGTGACGGCCGTCTGACGACCCGGTGGAGTTCGTGCTGGACGAGGTGCTCCGTCTGTTCGTCGACGACGACCAGTGAGACGCTGTCGGGGAGAGTCTGTTCGAGCTTTCTGGCGAGCGTGAGTCCGGCGTATCCAGCTCCAAGGACGGCGACGCGCATACTGCCCGGTTGGAACTAGACGCTGATAGACCTATCTCCGCAGAGAGTCGAATCGGCGACCATCGCTCCATTTATATTCATGTACTCCCCCGATTAGGCTAGCCTAAAATGGACGACGGCGCTGAGTTACTCGTTGGTGAGCTGTTTCAATCGCTAGCTGAAGAAGGGCGCACAGAAACGCGCGAAGCGCTGTTGGACGTGTATCAGAACAGCGCCGTCCGTGAGCGAGAGGCGCTGTCTCGGACGCTGCTGTCTGAGCTACTGGCGCTGCTGGACGCTCGGCTCGACCGCGAGACGGAGGTCGAAATACTGGCGAATTCGGTCGGGTCGCTAACGGAGCGCTTCTCAGCCATGGTCCAGTCAATACCTGCCGCAGTGGTGGTGCTGGACGCTGAAAGGTCGATTCAGTTCTGGAACGACGGTGCCGAGCGGCTGTTTGGCTGGGACGAGAGTCAGGTAGTCGGCCGCCCGTATGCCGACACGCTGGCCGAATCACCGGAGACGCTCGATAGGCTGCTGGCGTCACTTGTCGACGGTGAATCGCTCACCGGCGTCGAATCCTGTCACCGGCACGCCAACGGGTCATCGCTCGACGTGCGGCTGTGGGGTGCGCCACTCACCGGCGAGAGCACGGACGGTGCATCGCTGTTCGTCCACGACATCTCGGAGCAAAAACAACGCGAGCAGCGACTCACGGTCCTCAACCGCCTGTTTCGGCATAACATCCGCAACGACGTGACCGTCATCCGCGGGCATCTGGAGCTACTCAGCGACGAACGGGAGAGCGAGCATATCGACATTATTGCGGACCGTATCGAGGATATCCGTGGTTTGAGTGAGGCTGCCCACCAGATTGAGAAACTACAAAACAGCGACGAGACAGAACAGACAACCTTCGACCCGCGTGTATTGCTCTGTGACCGGGCCGGCCGCCTGCAAGCCGAGCACACGACCATCGAACTCCGACAAGACTTGCAGGTCGAGGGCCACGTCGTCGGTCACGAACTCCTGCCGTACGCGTTTGATAACGTCCTCGACAACGCAGTGGAACACAATGATGCCGACACGCCTCAGGTCGACGTGGTAGTCGAACCGGCGGTCGAAGGTGACCGCGTCGTGCTCCGAGTAGCTGACAACGGGCCGGGGCTCCCTGAGACGGAGCAGGCGGTTCTCACAACTGGAACGGAGACACCGCTCACGCACAGCACGGGCACGGGGCTGTGGCTCACGCAGTGGATCGTCCGCGAGTCGGATGGGTCGATCTCGGTGTCGGAGAGCCGGTTCGGAGGAACCGAAGTCGAGATCCGCCTCCGGCGGCCAGTCGACTAGTTCAGAACAGCGCCTTGTCCTCGTCGAGAATCTGTGCGGGGCCGCCAACATCCCAGACGCGGGTGTCGACGCCGCAGTCGGCGACCGTCTCTTCGACGCGGCCGACGTACTCCTCAGTCGTATTGATGTAGACGCTCGCGCCGGTGTCGACGGAGAAGTACACCGGCACGTCCTCGGTGTTCCGGAGTTCTCTGACGGCGTTGAATATCTCGATGGTGCGGGGCTGCCAGTACACCCAGCCGGCGGGGCCGGTCATTGTTGCGGCGGCCAGCGACAGGGAGTCTTTCTCGGCGAGGTCGAAGACAGCGTCGAAGTCGCCGTCGTACAGCGCGTCGCGCATGTCCGAAATCTGGCTGTGAATGTGGGCCATCCGGGATTCGAACATGTGGCTCTCGGCGGCCTCCTTGTGGGCTTCCTCGGTTTCCTTGTAGGATGGGACCATCCCGGCGACAATTCGCAGGTCGTCTTCGAGGTCCGTCTCGATGCGCTCGCTCCGGCAGTCCCTGTCGTTCATGCCGGTCCGGAGGTGAGAGAACGCACCCGTCACTGCGCGGGCGGCCGAGGAAGAGCCGCGGCGTGCGACGGTCGAGATTTCCGGTCGCGTCATGTCGAGACCGGCCGCCTCGACAAGGGCCATCGCCGCGGCGGCAAAGCCGGATGAGGACGAGCCAAAGCCGATGTTCGTCGGGAAGTTGTTCGCTGACTCGAAGCGGACGCCGTGGTCGATGCCGGCGAGGTCGCGGACGTGGTCCACGACGGCGTCGATACGCTCGGCCCCGCGGCCGGTGACCGTTTCGCCGTCGATGACGTACACGTCCACCTCGCGGTTCGGGTCGAAGGCGGCCGTCGTCTTCGAGTGGCTCGGCGCGGTACAGACGGAGATGCTGTCGTGGTACGGCAGTCGCAGTTCCTCGTCGCGCATCCCGTGGTACTTGACCAGCCCCTGAATCGGATGTGCCTTCGCGGTCGCTTTCATACCTCACCCTTCCGGGCCGGTCACTTTGCTATTGCGAACCGCCGGCGCTGGCGTGGCATCGAGTCACCGATACCTACCTGCCGGACAAAAGTGGTGTAATCGTCAGTACTCGGGGTTCTCCTCGCGGATGCCTTCACGCTTGTTGACGAGGCGGGCAAGCGTAAACAGGGCGTCAGAGAGCCGGTTCAGGTAGATGATAGCCGTCTCATTGACGCCAGCCTCCTCGGCGGCGAAGGAGACACAGCGGCGCTCTGCGCGGCGACAGACCGCGCGGGCGTGGTGGAGCTTCGCCCCGGGTTCCGACCCGGATGGGAGGATGAACGATTCGAGCGGGTCCAGCTCTGAGTCGGCCTCGTCGATGAGTTCTTCCAGCGTCTCGACGTGGGACTCCTGTATCCGCGGGTCGCCCTCCTCTGGGCTTGGGTTGGCGAAGTCGGCCTGCACGATGTGGAGATGGTTCTGGACGACGCGGAGCTTCTCGTCGATGTCGTCGTGACCGGTCGGTCTGACGACGCCGACCAGCGCGTTCACTTCGTCGACGGTGCCGTACGCCTCGATGCGGCGGCTGTCCTTCGAGACCCGCTCCATGTTCCGGAGGTCTGTCTGGCCCTGATCGCCGCGGCCGGTATAGATAGTCATAACTAAATCTGGCACTGCCAGCGTCTTATAGCCGTGGGCGAATCCTTTGGGAGCGTGGGCGGCCGAGTCCCGTGGCAAGCATAGGCGACCGAGCCTCGTGGCGACTGTGGACCGCCGGCACCGCGTTCAGAGTCGGCGGCGGACCTCCGAAAGCGCAGCCGGTGAAATATCCAGTTCGGCAAACAGCGCCTCGCGTTCGTCGTCCTCGCCGTGGCCGGCGACGAAGCCGTTGAGCCGGGCGGCGACCGTCGAATCGACGAACGCGTCGCCGTAGGTGTCTTCGAGTTCGTCGGCGACTACTGGCGTCGAGCGGAGTTCGTACTTCTGATGGTAGTCTTCCGCCAGATAGAACTGGTCGAGTGTTTCGATGGCCGTCTCGACGGACTTCCCGGTCCGCGATTCGAGGTCGTCTCGTGTCCGCTTGGCGGCCTCGCACTGCTGGTCGTCGTGTGCCAACACCACGCCGCGGTACTGGCGCTTCAGGGGTGCAGAGAACGGTGCATGATTCGCCCAGAACACGTCCAGCAGCGCTTCGTAGCTCACCGTGTCAGGGTTGTACTCGACCTGCACAACCTCGGTGTGGTCGCCCAGCGAATAGTAGCTCGGGTCCGGTTCCGTTCCGCCAGCGTAGCCGACCCGGGTCCTGACCACACCTGGTGTCGCGCCGAACCGCGCGTCCGGGCCCCAGAAACAGCCCATGCCGAACGTCGCCGTTGCAGTCGCCGACGGCGGCGGTGCCTCCGCATCGGCAGCCAGTGCTGTTGGATGGGTCGGCTCGTACGCACTCGGAGTCATACTGAAAGACAGGGGTTCGAGTGGTTTGCCTGCTTCGCCGTCCCAAGTGGAACCGGGAAATTCAACTGTACCCCCGCGGAAACTACTCGATATGAGCCTCGAACTCGAACACTACTGCCCTGAATGCGAAGAGTACCGCGATTTCTGGAAGGTCGCGAGCACGACGATGCATCTGGGAACCAAAGTCAAGTGGCACTGCCCGGAGTGTGACTACGGGTTCGTTCGTATCAACGGCGAAGTCGACACCGGGCAGGCGGCATAGCTCTCCGGAGCGGTATAGAGACCTCTTAGCAGCCGTTTTACACTCTCCCCGAGAGATATCTACTACCGATGAATCTCGACCCGGATGGTGCAGGGAGCGCGACCACCGAACAGGCGCAGGCCCCGCACGAGCTGTCGATGACCGTGGTTGAGTACACCGGTGAACCGGACCGCTGTACCGTGTCACCGCGGGGGCTTTCCGGCATTGCCAAGCTATCGACGTGGATTACCGTGGACAAGCGAGTCGTGGTCGACCTAGATGCGATGCGGTGACCGAGAGTTTTTATCGGGGAACCACAGACATAGAATCGATGAGTATCGAGGTCCTACTGGTAGACGAGGACGTAGACGTTCTAGAAATCGTCGGGACGTTTCTGGGACAGGAAGACGGATTCGAAATAACGACGGAGGCCGACCCAGAGGCGGCACTGGACCTGGCCACTGACGGCGATTTCGACGCAGTCGTCAGTGACTACAAGATGCCCCGGCTCGACGGGATGGAGCTGTGTGCCGCGCTTCGGGAGAACGGCGTTGACATCCCGTTCCTGCTGTTTACGGCCCGTGAGCACGACGATGTCGCAGATGCCGCCACAGAGCACGGCGTCACTGCCGTGGTCCAGAAAGGGACGGGCACGGAGCAGTACAGCGTGCTCGCCGACCGGATCCGCGACACTATCTAGACGTCTATCCGGGGCAGTTTCAGCGTGACGACTGCCCCACCGTCCGAACCGCTACCGAAGTCCACCGTGCCGCCGTAGGTTTCGGCCACCCAGACGACCAGCCACAGGCCGAGTCCGGTTCCGTGGCGCAGTTGCGTTATTGGTTCGTCGCCCGTCACAACATCGAGTTCGTGCTGTGGAATCCCCGGCCCGTCGTCAGCGACCGTGATAGAGACGGTTTGTCGGTCCACCTGGACGTCGACGCGGACCGAAGGGTCATCGCCGCCGTGTTCGAGGCTGTTTTCGACGAGTTCGCCCAGAATTCGATGTAGCCGCCCGTCACCCGCCGTAACCGGCGTCTCCGGGAGGTGTGTTTCAATTTTGCCGGCGTGCTTATCACGATGCGATGACACGATATCCGTGATAGTCGCTGACACCTCGACCGGGCCCGTGCCAAACTGGTCGCGGCGCACGGACCGCTCCATGTCGCGTGCGCGCTCGCTCAGCGACGCCATCTCTTCGGCCTTTCGCTGGAGCCTGTGGAGAATGGAGCGATGATTCTCGTCGTCGATTCGCTCGTCCAGCGCGTCAGCCATGCCAAGGACGACGGTCAGGTCGTTTCTGAGATTGTGCCGCAGGACCCGGTTGAGCAGTTTCAGCCGGCGCTCACGCTCGCGCTGTTCGGTTATGTCCGTGTAGATACCGAACCCGCGGACGCTGTCGCCGTCCCGGCTGTATGGCACGCCCCGGAAGAGGAAGTCACGGAACCCTGTCTCGGTCATCAGTCGGAGTTCAGTCTGGAAAGGGTCGCCGTCTGCCTGTCCATCGTCAAACTGGGGTAGTTCGTCGTTCGTAGCGTCCGGCAGCCGGAGGAGGTCGGATAGGGGACTGTCGACGGCCGTGTCCTGACCGTACCCGAACACGTCGGAAAACGCGGGGTTGACTGATCTGACGACCGACTCATCCGCAACTGTCTCCGTCTCGATGACGGCGTCTGGAAGCGTATTAAACAGGTACGAGAACCGGTCGCGTTCGTCTTCCAGCTCTGCCCGCGCCTGCTTGAGTTCAGTCAGGTCCCGGACGACGCCGACGGTACCACGAAACTGGTCCGCGTCGATCAGCGACACCTCGATCTCTGCCGGGCGCTGCTCTCCGTGTGCCGTTTCCAGCGCCGTTTCGAGCTGGACCGCCCCGGTTCCGCCCTGCTGACAGAGGTCACCGATGCGACATGTAAACTCATCAATCGCGTCCTGATCGAGAACAATGCGCGGGTGCTGGCCCAGAAGCGTCGCCCGCTCGTAGCCGAGCCATTCCGCGAGCGGTTCGGTGACCAACTGGAACCGGCCTTCGTCGTCGAGGACGTACATCATATCACGGACATTTTCGACCACTGATTCGTACCGCAACAGGCTCCGCTCGCGCTCGACGCGGTCGAACGCGGCGGCTGCATTGGACGCGAGAATCTTCCCGACGGAGACATCCGATTCGGTGAACTCGTGTCCCTGTTGCGCACCGACACTCACGACACCGTGGTCACCCATCGGGAGGTACATCGTCGCCGACAGAACGTCGGAGTCGTAGTTGTCGACCCGGTCGAACTCGTCGATGACCAGCGGGTCGCCGCGCTCGAACGCTTCTCCGGGAAACCCCTCGTCGGCGTTGTATACCGGCCGGTCCGGGACTTTGTCGCTGGCAGCGGCTGGCCGGAGCGTGTCCGTCTCCTCGTCGTACAGCCGCACGAGCGAGTGGTCGAACCCGAGGTCCGACCGGGTCGCCTCGATGACCGTTTCGGCGACTTCCTGGGGCGTCTGTGCCTGCATGAGCGACCGGGTCGTGTCCAGTAGTCCGGACAACGCCTCGTCACGCCGTTTCTGCTCCGTGATATCCCGAATAACGCCTGCGGTCCCGGCGAATCGCTCGTCGTCGTCGTACAGTAGCGTCATGTGGTCTTGCGCAGGGAACGACCCTCCCGACGCCTGCTGGATCGACAGTTCGAACGTCTCCTCGTCGTCGCGGTCCTCGAATATCATCTCCTGAACGATAGATTCGGCGCGCTCGACGACGCCGTCGTTCTTGATGAAGCCGGTGTACGAGCCAAGCAGCTCTTCCTCGGAGTAGCCCGTCAGGTCGGTCATCGCCTGATTGACGAACTCGAAGTACCCTTCGGAGTCGAGGGCGTACACGCCGTCGTCGACCGCCTCGATGATGTTCTCGTACCGTTCGAGTTCGTCCTCACGGTGGCGGCGTTCGAGTTCGTGGTTGACCCACTCAACGAGCAGTTTCATGAACGCCTCCTCGCTATCGGAGAACGACTCCGACCGGGCCTGTTCGTCCCCGAAACAGAGCGTTCCGTATGGCTCGCCGGCGACCGTGATGAGGCCACCGGCGTAGCACGCGACGCCGCTTTGCTGGTACACGTCCGCCGCGTGTCCCCCCTCGGTGGTGGCATCGGCAATCGCATAGAGGTCACCGGAGTCGAGCACTCGCTGGCAGTAGGTATCCGCAAGCGGCGTCTCTGTCCCGGATTCGAGAGGGGTGTTCCCGGTGACCGTCTGGATTTCGTGGACTCCGTCCTCGATACGGCTCAGGTAGCCAAACGCCATGTCGAGTCGGTCCAGCCCGATTTCGATGACTCGACCGACGGTCTCGGCCTCGCTGAGTCCGTTTCCGGTAGCAAGCTGTGTCAGCTCCTGTAGCGAGTCGTTGTTGGCACGCAGCGTCCGTTCGCGCTCCTTGCGTGCTGTGATATCCGTGGCGATGGCGACGAGACGCGGAGCCTGTGCGTCGCGTTCCTCGATGACTCCGCGCGTCCGGAGCCACCGCGTCTCCCCGTCGACGTCGGTACGGAACTCGGCGTCGACCCGTTCATCTTTTTCAGACACCCGCTCGAACGCCGCTTCGAGCGACTGGCGGTCGTCGGGGTGGATATACTCGTAGAACGCCGAGGCGGTGCCTTCGAAGGCCGTCGGTGTCGTCCCGAAGAGTTCCGCGGTCGCCTCGTCCCAGACCATCTCGTCAGTTTCTAGATTCCACTCGTAGACGCCGGTGTCCGTTCCGTCCAGCGCCAGGTCGAGTCGCCGGTTCGTCTCTTCGAGGGCCCGTTCGCGCTCCTTTCGGTCGGAGATGTCCCTGAGAACGCCCGTACAGAACCACTGCCCGTTTCGCTCGAAATCGCCGAACGACACCGCGACGGTCAGCTGGTCTCCGGCGGCGGTCACGAGCGGCAGTTCGAGGTAGTCCCAGTCGACGTTCCGGTTGCCAGTCCGAAGGTATCGATCCAATCCCTCGAAGTGAGCGCTTCGCAGATGTTCGGGAATGACTTTCGCGAAGTCGTCGCCGACTAGTTCCTTGCGGTCGTAGCCCGTCAGTTCGACAGCCTCGTCGTTTGCGTATACGACCTCGCTGTCGGCGTCGATGGTGACGACGGCGTCGGAGATACTGCCGGCGATGGCATCAAAAGAGTCTGCAAGTTCCGGCGGGAGCCGCGTCGGCCGGTCATCGGGAGCCGCCGGTGGGTCGCTCCCGTCGTCTCGGCCTGTCGGTTCGCGTCCCTGCGTCACGATGTCGTACACCCGATCTGTCAGCGACACTTCGCTGCGAGGGACGTACTCGGTTACATCAAGCCGTGTCGCGCGAGCGGCGACCGTCCCGTCTGGCTCGGCCGTACAGAGAACGACCGGGAGCGCGTCGTACTGCTCACGTATCGCCGCTAACACATCTAGCCCGGTTTCTGACCCTGACAGGTGCTGTTCACAGACGACGACATCGTAGCCGTGCTCGGCCAGTTCCGACAGCGCGTCCGTCACGGTGGCGACTGCCGTGACTGAGACCGGTGCGTCAGGTATGGCTGTGTCCGCGTCTTCGCCGGCAGGGCATACGTACAACAAATTCGGCATATCGGACATAGCGTTCCGTTGTAACTGCTATACGATGGGGTGGCATATACGCTCTGGCGAGAGTATCAAATGTCGAAACGAGCGGCTACATGTCGTCAAGCGCCTGCCAGGAGAGCTGTGGGTTCCGGGCCGCGGTCACCTGATCGATGCGTTTCGCCGCCGGACGCGACGGCGCATCGGCCAGTTCGGCGTCCGAATCACCGGCCACAGCGTTGAATGCGGCCGCGAGCTGGTCCAGCGAGCGCTTGGTCTCTCCTTCCGTGGGCTCGGTCATCAACGCCTCGTCGACGATTTCGGGCCACTTCGTCGTCGGCGGATGGACGCCGTAATCGAGCATCCGCTTGGCCGCGTCAGCAGCGTCCTGCTCGCCCGCGCTGGCGACGAACTCGTGATGGAACGGGCCAAATGGCACCTCGTACTCTATCTGCTCAGCGAGGTAGTTCGCGTTCAGCACGGCCTTCGCGCTGGCGTCTCGGAGGCCTTCGTCGCCCAATCTGGCGATGTACGCAAAGGTCTTGAGCAATACCGGCCAGTTGCCGTAGAAGCCATGCACCTTCCCGATCGAGTTCGCCGGCTCGTAGTGTTCGTAGTTGCCACCACGTTCCCTGACGTGTGGGTTCGGGAGGAACTGGGCCAGTTCCTCGCGGACGCCGACCGGGCCGGCACCGGGGCCACCGCCGCCGTGGGGTGTCGCGAACGTCTTGTGGACGTTGTAGTGCATCACGTCGAAGCCCATGTCGCCGGGGCGAGCGCGCCCAAGCAAGGCGTTGAGGTTCGCGCCGTCGTAGTACAGCAGGCCGCCGGCGTCGTGGACGATGTCGGCGACGTGCTCGATATCGCGCTCGAACAGCCCAAGCGTGTTGGGGTTCGTGAGCATCAGCGCGGCAGTGTCGTCGCCGACGGCCGCCTCCAGCGCCTCGATGTCGACGCGGCCGTCGTCACCGCTCGGTAGCTCCACGACCTCGTAGCCAGCCATCGCCGCCGTCGCGAAGTTCGTGCCGTGCGCCGAGTCCGGGATGACGACCTCCGAGCGCTCGTCGTCGTTGTGTTCGTGGTAGGCCTTCGCGATCTGGATGCCGGTGAACTCACCGGCCGCGCCGGCCGGCGGCTGCAGCGTTACGGCGTCCATGCCGCCGATGCGGCCCAGATAGTCCTGGAGCCGGTGACACAGCGCCAGCGTCCCCTGTACCGTCGAATCGGGTCGGCCAGGGTGGATGGCGGCGTCCGCCCGTGCAGCCACGTCCTCGGTGAAGGAGGGGTTGTACTTCATCGTACACGAGCCGAGCGGGAACGGCCCGCTCTCGACGCCGTAGTTCATCTGCGAGAGGCGCGTATAGTGCCGGGCCAGTTCAGGCTCGGCCGGGTCCGGTAGTGAGAGGCTGTCCCGCGTCAGATCATCTGGCAGCGGCGAATCCTCGATGTCAACTGTCTTGCTCGTCTTCTCCGAGAGCAGCGGCTCGTACAGGTCGTCGCTGTCGTCGGTCCAGCGCGCTTGATCGTATTTCACGCGAGACACCCCCGTGTCGAGCGTGAAGCTCGTGGGACGTGGTTTGTCCCACGGTGTTTCGCCGAGTAGCGCGAGGCGAAGAGACACCCCCGTGTCGAGCGTGAAGCTCGTGGGACGCGGTTTGTCCCACGGTGTTTCGCCGAGTAGCGCGAGGCGAAGAGACACCCCCGTGTCGAGCGTGAAGCTCGTGGGACGTGGTTTGTCCCACGGTGTTTCGCCGAGTAGCGCGAGGCGAGTGTCATTTCGCCACCTCCCGGAACGCCGCCACGAACTCGTCTGTGGCATCAGTAGTGGTCTCGGTCACACACACCTGCACCAGGTGGTCGTCGACCGCGTGGACCGCGAAGCCATCGGCTGCGAGGTCGGCAACGATGGCGCTTGCGGGCTGGTCCGTGTGTGCGAGGAACTCCCGGAAGTGGTGGCGGCCGTGAATCGGGGCCGTCACCCCGACAATATCGTCGAGGCGGTCGGCCAGGTCACGAGCGCGGGTGACGCAGTCTTCAGCAAGATCGACCAGCCCGTCCGGACCGAGCCACGCGGCGTGCATCGCGGTTCGGAGCGCAACCCACGCCTGATTCGTACAGATGTTCGAAGTGGCCCGCTCCTTGCGGATGTGTTGCTCCCGCGTCTGAAGTGTTAGCGTGTACGCGCGGCGGTCGGCGGCGTCTTCACTGGCCCCGACCAGCCGACCGGGGACCTGCCGCAGATACTCCTCGCGGGTGACGAACATCCCCAGCCCGAAGCCGTAGGCGGTGCCAGTCCCCAGCGACGCGGCGTCGCCGACGACCACGTCGGCTCCGACATTGGCTGGGCGCTCCAGCAGGGACAGCGCGATCGGATCCGAGCCGAGACAGAACAGCGCGTCATGGTCGTGGGCAAGGTCACCGATTGCGCCGAGCCGTTCTTCGATAACGCCACGGACTGTCGGCGACTCGGCGTATACCATCGCGGTGTCGTCGCCGATCTCGTCGGCCAGCGCCGGCACGTCGGCGACGCCGTCGGTCATCGGGTAGGACTCGACCGTGAGGTCTGGTCCCTCGGCATAGTTCGACAGGACGGCGCGTTTGCCCTCCCGGAGGTGTTCAGGAACCAGAATCCGGTCGCCGGACACCGAGCGGACGCGCTGGGAGAGCGTCGCCGCCTCGCCCAGCGCCGTCGCGTCGTCGTACATCGAGCAGTTGGCAACGTCCAGTCCTGTGAGTTCCACCAGCATCGACTGGAACTCAAAGAGGGCCTGCAGGAATCCCTGTGCGACCTCGGGCTGGTACTGCGTGTAGGAGGTCAGGAACTCCGACCGGCTTGCGAGGTCGTCAACAACGCTCGGGACGTAATGGTCATAGTGGCCGCGGCCGAGAAACTCAGTCAGGTCGGCGTTGCGGCTCAGAAGGCCAGCGACTTCCCGGCGCGTCGCCCGCTCGCTCCGGGCGTCGATGCCGAACTCGCCGTCGAAGGCCACGGACTCGGGAACGTCGAACAGCGACTCAAGGTCGTCGGCTCCGACAACATCGAGCATCGCCGCGGTTTCTGCGGCCGTCTGCGGTGCGTACGGACTGCCTGTCGCATGTGAGTTACTGTTACTCATTTGAGAACCACCCAGTAGCGCCGGGGTGACATGATATCGACAGCTAGCGACCGTGTCCACATTAGGTTACTCCTTTCACCCCCTGCAAGGGACCGCTGCTACCGGGGGTTACTCGATCTGATCGCGGTACGCGTCGGGTGAAAGCAGGTCGTCGGTTTCGCTCTTGTCGTCAACCTCGACAGTGAGCATCCAGCCGTCGCCGAACGGGTCCTCGTTCAGCAGTTCCGGCTCGTCGCGGAGTCGGTCGTTGACTGCTGTGACGGTGCCGGAGACGGGGGCGTACACGTCGGACACAGCCTTGATAGACTCCACCACGCCGAAGTCCTCGCCCGCAGTCAGCTCCGTGCCTTCATCGGGCAGTTCGACGAACACCACGTCGCCGAGTTCGTCCTGTGCGAACGCCGTGATGCCGACCTCGGCAGTGTCACCGGCGACGCGTACCCATTCGTGTGACTCCAGATATCGCAGGTCGTCGGGAACGTCGAAGCTCATCTATCGAGGAATGGCGTGCTCCTGGTACGTGCTTTCTTCGGTTCACCGCGGACGACGACGCGGACGGACTTGTCCGGTTCAGCGTACGCCGACGGGACGTAGGCGAGGGCAATCGGTGCTCCCAGTGTCGGACTCATCGTTCCGCTGGTGATGTGGCCGATCGGCTCCCCGTCCGGCGTTGTCACGTCGTACCCGTGGCGCGGGACGCCGCGGTCGACAAGCTCGATGCCGATGAGCTTCTCTTCGGGACCGTCCGCGGCGACGCCCTCCAGTGCGTCCCGAGCGACGAACTCCGTATCGAGCTTAA
This region includes:
- the gcvPB gene encoding aminomethyl-transferring glycine dehydrogenase subunit GcvPB, producing MKYDQARWTDDSDDLYEPLLSEKTSKTVDIEDSPLPDDLTRDSLSLPDPAEPELARHYTRLSQMNYGVESGPFPLGSCTMKYNPSFTEDVAARADAAIHPGRPDSTVQGTLALCHRLQDYLGRIGGMDAVTLQPPAGAAGEFTGIQIAKAYHEHNDDERSEVVIPDSAHGTNFATAAMAGYEVVELPSGDDGRVDIEALEAAVGDDTAALMLTNPNTLGLFERDIEHVADIVHDAGGLLYYDGANLNALLGRARPGDMGFDVMHYNVHKTFATPHGGGGPGAGPVGVREELAQFLPNPHVRERGGNYEHYEPANSIGKVHGFYGNWPVLLKTFAYIARLGDEGLRDASAKAVLNANYLAEQIEYEVPFGPFHHEFVASAGEQDAADAAKRMLDYGVHPPTTKWPEIVDEALMTEPTEGETKRSLDQLAAAFNAVAGDSDAELADAPSRPAAKRIDQVTAARNPQLSWQALDDM
- the gcvPA gene encoding aminomethyl-transferring glycine dehydrogenase subunit GcvPA; amino-acid sequence: MSNSNSHATGSPYAPQTAAETAAMLDVVGADDLESLFDVPESVAFDGEFGIDARSERATRREVAGLLSRNADLTEFLGRGHYDHYVPSVVDDLASRSEFLTSYTQYQPEVAQGFLQALFEFQSMLVELTGLDVANCSMYDDATALGEAATLSQRVRSVSGDRILVPEHLREGKRAVLSNYAEGPDLTVESYPMTDGVADVPALADEIGDDTAMVYAESPTVRGVIEERLGAIGDLAHDHDALFCLGSDPIALSLLERPANVGADVVVGDAASLGTGTAYGFGLGMFVTREEYLRQVPGRLVGASEDAADRRAYTLTLQTREQHIRKERATSNICTNQAWVALRTAMHAAWLGPDGLVDLAEDCVTRARDLADRLDDIVGVTAPIHGRHHFREFLAHTDQPASAIVADLAADGFAVHAVDDHLVQVCVTETTTDATDEFVAAFREVAK
- the gcvH gene encoding glycine cleavage system protein GcvH codes for the protein MSFDVPDDLRYLESHEWVRVAGDTAEVGITAFAQDELGDVVFVELPDEGTELTAGEDFGVVESIKAVSDVYAPVSGTVTAVNDRLRDEPELLNEDPFGDGWMLTVEVDDKSETDDLLSPDAYRDQIE